From the genome of Pseudoliparis swirei isolate HS2019 ecotype Mariana Trench chromosome 14, NWPU_hadal_v1, whole genome shotgun sequence:
TCTTGAAGTGAGGTGAAGATCACGGTCACGCACCGTCATGCCGTACAAGGGCAGCTGGCCGTGAACTTTGAACTGGTTGGACGGGGTCATTCCCCGGCTGGTGTACACCAGGGAATCACTGaactggagaggaaggggaacaGAAGAAAAAGTTGGAGGTAAATAAATGGAATGTTTTTGGTTCAGTTGGTATTCGATTCATTTTGAACGTTTCATaccaggaagaacatcctctgctgaaGGCCTTTCCCTGAGAGCTTGCTGAGGCAACCGAGCCGGATGAATTCCTGACGGCAAACACACTGATGAATATGAGGCTGAGGCGCACACATTCTGCATTTCATGGATTGTTTTCCGCCTCGAACACGGAAAACCAGCTATTTCTAAACGTCAGTCACGTCCACAAGAGCCTCACCCTGCCGGGGATGGCGAGGTTGTCGATGCCGGTCAGATCTTTCTTCAGCTCCAGAAGCTTCTGGAAGTTCTCCATCTTCATCATGGTTCCCTGCAGCTGCAGCACCATCTCAGAGATGTCAGCCAGGGTCGCTAGAAAGAAAGGGGGATGAAAGGAGAAGTAGATTCACAAGTGCAAATGAGTGAACTCCGTCAGAAGTGGGAATGGCATGTACCTCTGCAGTCCCTGAAGTCCTCGTGGGTGGGGGGGTAGTGCTTGCAGAGCCTCTCCAGGATGAGTTTGTAGTGCAGCAGGCGGTggagagggcggaggaggaagatgttGAGCGGCAGGTAGCAAACCCTCTGCTGCTCAAAGTCTCGGCACACGGCCTCGGCCTTCCGACTGGACCTGGGGAgcgcggagggagaggaggttcGTGATCTCAGTCGGGGACGCCGCCGCGGAGCCTTTTTTTACCTTCAAGATATTTAAGAGCCGACCTGCAGACCCGTTCCAGCTCCACCAGGCACTCTGAATGCTTCTGGAGATGAACCGTCAACTGCTGCAGATGCAAAAGACGGACATGTCAATTATAcgaaaataaaaagacacaaaggAATAGACAAACTATAATTCTGttgaaaaagaaggagagacgTCTGTACCTTCAGACCCTGAATGTTCTTCAGGAGGATGTCCCCGATGCGTTGGTAGTCTCCTTTAATGTGGGCGTTGGAGCGACCCtccctgaggaagaggaaacacGTCAAGAGCTTCCTATGTGCAGTTACACTTattcaccactagatgtcagccTGCAGCTAGGACTGGAAAGTCTTCACTCAATTCCCACAAtcccattcttttttttaacatttcggACTTTCCAATTCCTCTGAAATGAATATCGTTTAAATATGTGTGGATAACAAGTCCCTTGGTCGCAACAGGTGCTTTTCTGCCCGGATACCGACCACTGCGCCAGCCGCTGCTCCACCTCTTTGAGGAACCCCTGGTGGAACTTGTGGACCGGGTCGTAGCTGGCAGAGATCAGGTTCTTCACGGACTCTGGGAAGGCCTCGTCTTTCCCCGCGGCACCGTGGAAGGACTGCGTGGAGAGACAACAGCGATTACAAAGGCAtgtcgggggggaaaaacctGAAAACATGCACCGCTTGGATAAGTGACATTCGTATTATCCAAAAGTTCATGTTTGAGAATTAAATAGAGGGTTCATTCCAATAAAGATGCCAAATATCTTCTGATTTTAAGGCgtgattaatcaattaatttaatgtcagaatGATCAATAATCAGTTGGTGCTTTTACGCACCAGATTTTTATAATAGAATGCTTTAagacatataatatacatgttctTTTTTTGCATAAAACTTGTGAATGTAACAGAAATccctaaaaaaatacatgattacaagtgacacacacacacacacacacacacacacaggtgtgggaTCTCAACCGgccaaagaaaatattttagaggtttaaaaaagaagaggaaaaaaagagccaGCGCACGCCAGCTCCTCCACATCAAAGGGGGGCGGAAACAACTGctgggaaaagaaaaacagctgagaggttaaaaaaaaaagacgggaggggaaatattattatatattttttttttataggtcAGCGTCAATATATAAATGCTGCAGGTGCTGTAATCTGTGGgggttttttctctcttctgctGCTAAATCCCCCCCATTTGTCAGGAGAGacagttaaaacacacacacacacaggtcgtaAAGTTGAATCATATAAACGGCAAAAGACCAAATGTGACCCCACATTAAGCTGCACTTTGATCCCAGGATTTACAACACAGACGCTGTGTTTGTGCAGACGGAGCgggttctccttcttctccttctccctccctccctccctccctccccctcgtgTTGACTCTCGTGGTTTTTCCTTGTACACTAAAGGAGCCCGGAGCTAATAACCCGTGTCGTCTTCAAGAACAAACGACATGCGAtggaggcggcggaggaggaggaggaggaggaggattctaACACATGCGTTGCGTTCTTGTGGAAGAAcaacagagatgatgtcatttagTGAACACAATGAAACTTTAAAGACGCTCAGTGGGGGAAACTGATCCGTCTCACGATAGAAACACCAGAGGAAAACAACGTAACCGATTCAACATCAATGTCACGTGATGGAAAAGATGGCGGCTTCTGGACTATAAAAGCACCAAGAAGCAGCTCAACCCCCTCTGACTCCCTCTGACTCCCTGCTGCAGCACGCAAGGCCTGGGTTGCCAGACTCGTGGCTTTTCAGCAGATCCCCCTCTCTCAGCCAATCGCTGCAGCCTTACCTCTGTGATGACCTGCAGGTCATTGAGGAAGGTCCGCTCCGTGGTCAACAGCTCCTTGGCGATGAAGTACGCCTTGTCTGTGGGAAACTTCTGGACGCAAACACAACGGTTCCGTTTTAATTCTCACGgacgttttctttttaaaatatatatatacaagtatatatTTTCCGTCTTCACACATCTAccttcctcctcgcctcctcttcatcgtcgtTGCGGACGCATCCGGCGTCGGTGAGCAGCGGGCTGGTGAGCGGCGACAGATGCCGACCCTTGGGACACTGGCGCGGGACGCCCGCGGCGCTGCCGTTGGCCGAGCCGTTGCCGTTGACGACCACGCGGGGACTTCCCGCCGGGGAGTCCTCCGAACCGGGACTTTCTGGAAGTAGAAAAATGGAGACGGAGGGCAGGGATGGAACAAAGGGTGAgataagggaggagaggagacgggagcAAGTTAAAATAGATTCATCATGTCCTCTGCGTTCATGAcattctcatcctctcatcctccagtCACCCTCCAGACATCAACACTCGAGGCGATTCATCCGATCACTCGACTCTGAAGGAGGCTACTTCTACTTTATTTCTACGTTTGGATTTTTTTTGATGAAAtacggggagaaaaaaaagaaaagacagtaaaaaaaaagaggataaaACGAAGGAAAAAGTGTGAAATAAATGTGAGTGAGGAGCTCTGGATTCAGCATGTCGGTGCATTATAAGGGGAATAAAGTCAGAAAGGTCAAATTGTCAGATCAAATGTCTCGGCGAGTCGTTTCCTCGGTAGAAAACACAATGACGAGAGCTTTAAATACGATTCAAAATGTTCCATTTCCCTTACAATGCCCGACAGATATGATCTATAGACACTTTTTGTGGGTATGATTGTAGTTTTCTGGGGGAAAACATCACAGTCCACTACAGCTAGAGCCTCTACAGAGCTTCTCTACAAGGTACCGAGGTGTGACTGTATACTTGCCCGGGTGCAAAGTTTCCAAAGAGTCCACTGTTACACACCCAACTGGATCATGGGTAAAAACCATGGCAACCACTGAGCGCAGATCTGTGACGGGCGCTATAAAAAGGAACTTGCCACCATACAGAACAATTAAACTACACATTAAACTACACACACGTGAAACAACGAGCTAGACGACATGAAACACGGACAGAAACGGGTCACACGTGCACGACCTCGAACATAGCGGACAACCTCTACTCTACAGGCTAACTACCACAGCACAAGACACGGCGAGGGTGGGGGAGGGTCTGGGCTCAAGCAGGtacatttggggggggggggggcatccatTAAATCTACAGAAAACTTCCGGAGTCCCTTTTCTTGGAACAGACAAGGTAGTTTTTTTATTGACACCAGTGCACACAGTTACAGTGTTAAAACGAGAGATGAAGGgtcaggaaataataataaaaaaggaggagaacctCAAAGTAGTCACaagaaataaaagccagtgggtgttttttgtgtttggaGAACAACAAAGACAACAAGTGTGTGCAGGAATTCAACGTGATACAGAGGGAGGCAAAGAAAACCAGTGAGCAGAGGGGAAGAAagatcatttccttttctttcgtgAAGAATAGAAAGGCTTCCGGGCGGCTCCTCGGACGGATGGACGGCGGCgttgcaccttttttttttttttttttgcccgcTCGCCGTTTTCCGACACGCAAAAACGCCACCGACCGTCAAAGGAGCGACGCCAGAAAGCCGGTTCATCCCGTCGAAAGAGAGTCCGTGAGTGAAAGGCATGTTACGGAAACAGAAAGAGAAGCACAGGAGTGATGCTGGAACGCCACCGTATACCAGTTAAACACTCCGTTAACATACACGTTACAGGACGAGGAACCAATCACAGCCGAGCAGCTTTAAAGGTACAAAAGGCTTTGATGGAAGAGACTGCCGGTGCCGTGGGGCGACCGTGAACGTGAGGACGTCTCGACTCCAGTGTTCGTGTTCGTCCATCTTCTGACAATACTCGGACTTTCACACTTTACATTAACGCCTCTCATAAGACATCGTACTCGCGTCCGCATCGACTTTAACTTTACTCCGTCGCCCTCTCACTCTCCCCTcaactaaataaaaagaaacctGGAGTTGAGTCCTCGcacgcacaaaaaaaaaaaaacacacacaaatggtttccaaaatatttgaaaaaggaCAAAGTGCAAGTTAATGAAAGTTGTCACATCCTCCTCAAACGCCGGGAACCATTCGGCGCCCCGTGACGGAAGCACAGAGACACGGAATGAGCAAAAACAGGGCAGTGGCAGAAGAAGCAGGGACATCGCTCGCCTGGTGAACATGCAATTCAGAGTCGAGGAAAACAGTTCCCGCTCACATGctttgaaagaaagaagaaaggaataGAAAACACAAAGCAGTGCATTGACACGGAATGAAGCGTGGACATTTGTTTCAGGGAGAAGCCGAAGCTCCGAGGGAAAGACGGCGACGACACGCGATGAGATGCAGCTCGGACTTCTAAACGTTTTCTGGTATTAACTctggttttgttttgatcgccgtgtatttatttgtatgcgtgcgtgtttgagtgttattcgcattaactcaaaaagtattaaaccgaatcgcatgaaatttggtggcatgattggttattatccggggaacatttgattcgattttgggatcgatcgggtcaaaggtcaaggtcatgaaaaggtcaaaatcttctttttaccatagccgAGACCAACCCGATGAGAGCCTCGCTGAACACAATGAGCTCAGTGTATTGCTCTACACTCCATTGTCAACCTAGAACAATCAAATACACTGTACACTTACAGGGGGACGTCTCTCAGCCCCGACAACCAACAAACTGTATATAGCATCTTTAAACCTCCATTAAAATCCAGCTACTCTCTTCACGAGACGACGGTGACATGAGAAGAGAATCCTACATTAGGACACGAAACATCGACATCTGTGTTCGGTCGAGAGGGCCGAGAAAGGCAGCAGATCCCGGTCAACGGCTTTCGGAATCAACGCCGCGTTAAAATCAACGATATCTTAATGTCTGGACGACACGAGGTGGGCTACAAACTAGCAGAACCCTAATTCATCCGATTTGAAGAATCGCCATTAGAGGAGTTATGAAGACAAAGGAGGAGATAAAAACTATGGTTCTACATTCCTTGAGGATTCCTCAACGCCTCGACATCGTCTGTTTCTCATCTCCACTAAACATGTTGAAGTTATGGCACATTGTAAAGAAGATTCGTTAAGCAGGCTGGATGTTAACGGCGTGTAAAGAAGTCTTAAAAAAGGAGGATTGTGGGGTTTAGAAACATTCCGTGTTATGGATTCATCCAAACGTGTTTCTATTCAGTTAAAAACCCACAAAATATGCACATTTCTAAAAGTATGTTAAAATCTTTACACACAatgcgtttatttatttaaaggtgtATACACCTAACGACTGAACTACGACTGTGTCTGTAATACAATCATTAAATCAACATTGATTGTGCCTCCTCTTCTACTCTCACATCTTCACCCTTCAACAGCTGAACACCCGCCCTCCTACGTCTTCCTCGTTAAAGCGGTaacaccctcccccctccccctcttcctcctcgtctctcccctcctccagaTGGAGGCTCCCGAAGGAGAACTTCGCCGACGAGTTCACGCCGTTGGAGTTCACCGAATTCGCGGCGCCGACGGCGGCCGGGTTGCCGTACATCAGCGGCTGGCTGTACGCGCCGCTGCCGGACTCGGTGTCACTGCTCGTCGACCCGTCGATCATCTGGACCGGCTGGTTCAGGTTGTCGCTACCGGGCTTTCCCTGACGACCGAACAGCCGCTGCACCGCGGTGGACCGCGGCTGACCCGGCACCACGATGTCGCCGTCGGTCACGACCACCCGCCGCTCCGTCGGCGCCGAGCCCGGGGTCGGGCCGCGCCGGTGGACGGGGGTCGACGTCAGCCGGCTGAGAATGAACGGATCCGTGTCCGAGCGATTGCGCACGTTGTCGTTGTGGTACGGTTTGGCGAAGTGCGGCGGCGTGCGGTTCGAGGTGACCGGCGAGTAGCTACCGTAGTGGTTCAGCGGGAGgagcggtggcggcggcgggacGGGGGAAGCCTCCGGCGGGGCGATCCCCGGGCGTTTGCTAAAGAAATAGCCGCCGTCGTCCCAGCGGCCGGAGCGCGGCTGACCGTCGGCCATCTCGCCGTGACTGAGGGAGTTGGTGCGGTGGTGGAAGCCGCCGATCACCGGGCTGGCGCACTGGCTACGCGTCCCGGTTCCGAGCGGCCGCGCCGACGCCGCGCCTTGCTTTTCCCGACCCGGGTAGATCTCGTCCAGCGGCGTGCTGTGGAGCGGGAGGCGGCCGTGAAACGACCCGCCGTTGGGCAAAATCTCGCGGCTCGCGTTTGACTGATCTACGGCGCTTCTGTTACCCAGCATGCCTTGCTGCTCCAGCCCAATCGTACCCTGCTGGTGACGCTGCTGCGTCAGCCCCTGGTGATTGGTGTGGTAGAACCCGTTTACAGCCCCAAACAGACTCCCGGCTTGCCCCCCACTGGATTGCGTGTCACTATAAACGGAGGGCTCGTCCGCGCTGCTGCCGTGGCCCCTGGGGGCCCTGTGGTTCTTTGTCACGTCGCATTCACTGTCTATGTCGCTGCAGTCTATGTAAGGAATAGAGGAGCTGCTGCCTTTGTTTGCCCTGCAGGATGGACCTGGGTTGAGGAACTGCGGGTCCGCCGCCGATCCGCCGCCGTGGTGGTTCTGTCGGGACTGAATCGGGTCCGAgccgggcgccgccgccgcgacGCCGTGGAAGCCGTTGGCGGTCGATGAGGCCGCCGCCGGCTCTTCGGAGCCGCTGCATTCAGCTCGGTGGCCCAGTCGGGTCGAGTCGAGCTTGTCTGCCGACTGCAAAGACACGGCTCTCTGCGAAGAAGACGAGTCGGGGGGGacaaaagaagattttttttttttaaagggacgcattagagcgacagagagagagagacagagagagagagagagctttgtgCTGTTGGCCACAAAGCAGCTCAGGATTTTAGAGATCGAGAAAAGTAGTAAAAGACAAAGAGTCTGTAAATGTGCACAACAAggacatttaaatatacattaacTCGTAAAAAACAAAAGGTACAAGAGGATGGGAGAAGAGAGGTTTTTTAAAAAGCGTGCATCACCTCTTTTGGCACTTGTGATCTGAAGGACGAAGACGGAGGCGGCAGGCTGCTGGTGGACAGGATCTTACTGTGCttcctgaggagaggagaggttcaAAGCACGTGGAACTCATCCGGAAAACAGACACACGACTGGTATTCACGTTGCCCGAGCTTCACCTCTCAAATGGGAGTTTCTTGAGCTCCGAGTCTTTCACGTAGTCGATGATCTGCTTTTGGGTCCGACCGCTGCAGGCCGAGAAAACAACGTGAGGACACGCGTCGTCGTTCGAGGACGCGGCCTCTTTCCGGTCCTCCTCTTACCTGAAGCGGAATGAGGACcctctggtgaagaggatgGGCTTGGGTTTGGCCTTGGGCTCCTCGAAGAGCCGGAAGAAGGCGTGGTACTCCACGCAGATCTTCCAGAAGACCTTGCAGCAATCCCGGCTGGCCATGGCGAACTCCAGCGTGTCGTGGTGGGCGCTCTGCTGGAAGACGGCAGAGGCGGAGGCGtgaggatggacggatggaggaagagaggagaagaggggcaGAACCAGAGGTGGGGTACGGACTCACTGCCGGGTCGGCTCTCAGCTTGATCAGGAACCGTTTCCGCTTGAAGCTGAGCTTGCGAACCTTGGACCAGTTGAAGGCGTTGATCTTCGTGTACCCCTGAGCAAAAGGAGACGATAAGAGAAGAGGATTCAGAATGAATGCATGTGAAAAGGTCGACACGAGCAGATACGAGCATAACAGCCCCCGGGGAAAAGCATCTCGATGAGAGCGTGCAGAAGTCTTTTCCAGGAAACATTCGAGGGACGTACAGTCGACCGCTCCCTCTGCCGCCGCGTGGTCAGTACCTGAAACACCAGCACGCCGATGTGCGCCACCGCCAGGCTGAGCTTGGTGCCCTCTCGGTCCTTGGCCGGGTGCAGACGGACGCCGTACATCTCCAACCGCCGGGCGATCTCCAGCAGCTGGTAGTCCGACTCTGCGGGAGTCTGCCCGCTGTGGAGGAGAGTgaccaaccaaccaatcaatcaaccaaccaaccaatcagcagctcatctctctcgctctctcattcGCTCTCGCGCTCTCCCCCTCTTGatctcccactctctccctcgctctccccctctcttgctctccctctctctcgctctccctctctcttgctctccccctcttgctctccccctctcttgctCTTGCtcgcgctctccctctctctcgctctccctctctctcgctctcactctccctcgctctccccctctccctcgctctcccccCTCGCTCTCCCCctcttgctctctccctctcttgctctctcgctctccctccctcgctctctctcgctctccctctccctccctcgctctccctctccctctctctctcacgctggTGAAAGAAGAACAATCGTATTTGGTTTCTCCACTGATAACCCTCCCCAAGTGTTAGACGGGGCCCACTCCAGATTTCTATTGCAGATTTGTTACGAGTGTAAACACCAACAGACGGTCTTATCATACGCCACAGGATCAGGCTGCCAGCACCCAGCGAGGGCTGAAAGAAATCTGCCGCACGGGACGTTCGTTTGCTCGCAAATGGGAAAATAACTTCCCGTTTCCTGTATGAGCTGCTGAATTAGCCACTTCCTTCCTGCGTCAGCAAGGGAGGCGAAGGGAAGATCAAGAGCCCGCGGACGGCGTGCGTGGTGCACAGCGTGACTAACGGCCAACACGCCGGCGGTTTAGTATTTTGTGGTCGAGTATCGCTTTTAAGGGGATTCACAGCTCCAGAGAACAAGGAACATGCATTCTTTGATCGTCATACGTTTGCAAACAGCTAGAGCGTAAAGGAGAAGAGGCGTGTGCCTCGGGGGCCCGGAGAGAGCGCAATGTGGTATGTTTGCAGACATTCACCTTTATTGGGGAGGGcgtgggcctgtgtgtgtgtgtgtgtgtgataacagTTGTGGTTAGAGAGATAAACATCTctgcaggagagggagagagattatGGGCGGGGTGTATTTGTGTAATGGGAGTGTTTGTGAGATCACATTTGACTAAACAGATAaacatctgtgtgtgagagttgctgtgaaagtgtgtgtgtgtgtgtgttggtgacaAACTGTTTCTGCGGCCACCCTAAAGCCCAAACTGATCCCAGGTCAGACTACAGCTCGGTTTAAAAAGTGCTGCTGAAGCAACTTCTTAAATATGACGTGTTTGCTAACGATCGCAGATAAAACAACTGAATTCAAAGATATCGCGTGAGCTCAAATATCGACAGCATCTTGTGTCACGTTATGAACTTCACACGGTAAGCTCTGAACGCGGCATGTGGAGGTCCACTAGCCATGCGTGGACGTGCTCGCGATCACTCACACGTGCTTGCGGTGGCAGTCGGTGATCTTGTCTCTGATGGCGTCCTGGTCGGGCAGGTACTTATTGTGGAGGAGGTGCTGCCAGCTCTGCGTCTCGTCAAAGTCTCCTATctcggctggaggaggagggagagggtttGATATTTGAGTGTTGAGGAGAAGCGGAAATTGCCGAGATGAAGATAAAAAAGACAGCAGCAATCTCAGcaaatggaaaaacaaacaaaagaaaagcgcACACTTTTGTCTATTCTGTTCTACAGGAGATCAGATGAGGTCCTCCATCTGTTACCGCGGCAACCGAGTGCCGCCGTCTTGCCCGGCCGCACACTGAACCCAGCAATTCTACATCCTTCGCATTACGGCGCCGAATCAATAACAACGGGCGATGAAAATGAAagcaataaattaaaatatcaacaaacaaaaaagggaacGCTGATATGAAGATAGTCTAACGCTggctaaaaaaaaatctgtttagtTCACTGGTGAGACCTTCAACTGGAGCCACACCTGCTGCTGAAATCCCCCCAAAGGGAAGATCTGTCATGGGCTCCAGTATTTGGTGATTcaaagtagggctgcaactaacgattattttgataatcgattaatcggttgattattctatcgattaatcgattaatcggataaaaaaacaaaaaaactttaattttcaaccctttattcaaaacagggtccgtacggtcatggaaaacctggaaaagtcatggaatttttaaatggctaatagcaggcctagaaaagtaattgaaaaaaataaaatcccaaaatatttggaaaactaatgcaaatttgttttattcaaattttaattgaCACGGTATATaaacggtatgctttggaattctcattgttagtttaaatactacatcttctcactttgtcacgtatagacagagttttcacaaaatgtttaatcatggaaatttggtttaaagtcatggaaaggtcctggagatccactggtcaccatggtgatgaaccctgttcactggtcaccatggtgatgaaccgtcacaaacagactgacagctttcctctcctgagcagtggtccccatgtggccccgccccctgaacaatatcagagacgcgttccgatttattatttttttcacctggcccgctgccgttgagattgcagtgagacgcggaaaaaatgtgaagagttgctcttcgcaataaaacatctttgatggacgtgtcgcgtctcggccaatcagcgttcagatgtccacagcgtttgggaagttaggttagcttgaatgttagtccgctacatctgctgctgtcacgctgcacggtgtagcgatactaacaaagtacccgtacgtgaAAAactatgtgatttagcatatttttagtatcgatacttcattaaaagagcgatcagagcacacgcgctgctccgctccgtcaaatggtgtctgcacgcgcagcgctcacagcgagtcgtgGTTTATCTCCGCCGCCTTTCTCcgcggaaaaatattttccgctatccgccacggaataaataaccacgttttctacgttatcctcttgtggaaatgccacacacgtcgtgacatgtagcgccctggtgtctggggtcataacgtcacccgtaggcccacttagctccgtgaatgtctccgactacgtgaatgacttccgcatccagcgccacgtgagcagcagcagccaattagattcatcaacagaggagcagctcagcgctgattggctctcacaacgcagcgttcagtctctcctctccctctccctccgctcttgtttctcctgcgccgctcaactcaactttgtttatactccgtgacttattgagcgccgtaataatcgcgccacacaacgaatcgataatgaaattcgttggcaactattttaataatcgatttttatcgattttatcgattcgttgttgcagccctaattcaaAGCGAGACTGAAGTCCATTTTTAGAAGTGGAAAATGCTAAATTGCGAAGGCTGGGCTTCTGTTATTCAGCCGTTAATGGTGATAAACCTCAATTAGCGTTAATCAACATGTGCGGCGTGATATTTGCGTTGCACTCACACTGAATGATGTGGGACACCATGAGCGCGGCGCTGGTGTCGTTGCAGATGAGGCGACCGCAGGCCAGGTCACGTTTTATCTGCAGGGCGAACAGATACCTGGAGGATATAGAAGAGACGAGAGTGTGGGACGGAGagcaaaaaggaaaaaggtcGTTAGGTTAATGCACATTTTATGAACTCGGCACATTTCCTAGACCGCTGgcatttacatgtatctatTGATATGACTTCAGGCCTGTCTCTAATTGAGTTCACGCCCTTTTCTGTTAATCATTATACAGTCGGCTACTTGAAACATgatctgggacacacacacacacacacacacacacacacacacacacacacacacacacacacacacacacacacacacacacacacacacacacacacacacacacacacacacacacacacacacacacagaagtaccACAGCTGACCTCAAAACCTACAATCAGACAGATGTCACACATGGATCCTGTCTGACATCATTTTGTGTGATTTTGTGACATATTTCAGGATTAAAGTCAGTCAAAAAAGGACCCGGAGTTGCTGTCTAAATGCAGAGCGTGGGGGATTCTTCAGCCGACATTCAGAGAGCATCCGTGTGTGAATATGACTGAGATTAACGGCGCGCAGCAGCCTTTTATAGCCTTTTTTAGCATGATTATCTCTCGAATATAGTTAATGAA
Proteins encoded in this window:
- the LOC130204699 gene encoding FERM, ARHGEF and pleckstrin domain-containing protein 1-like isoform X1 — protein: MVEPADKPIAAGQRLGAPDSFGVSTLEPGLRPLAQPPAGRLSSIRVQMLDDTQEVFQISQCSTGKVLFDLVCVHLNLAEGDYFGLEYQDQRKMTVWLDLLKPTLKQIRRPKNTILRFVVKFFPPDHTQLLEELTRYLFALQIKRDLACGRLICNDTSAALMVSHIIQSEIGDFDETQSWQHLLHNKYLPDQDAIRDKITDCHRKHVGQTPAESDYQLLEIARRLEMYGVRLHPAKDREGTKLSLAVAHIGVLVFQGYTKINAFNWSKVRKLSFKRKRFLIKLRADPAQSAHHDTLEFAMASRDCCKVFWKICVEYHAFFRLFEEPKAKPKPILFTRGSSFRFSGRTQKQIIDYVKDSELKKLPFERKHSKILSTSSLPPPSSSFRSQVPKERAVSLQSADKLDSTRLGHRAECSGSEEPAAASSTANGFHGVAAAAPGSDPIQSRQNHHGGGSAADPQFLNPESPGSEDSPAGSPRVVVNGNGSANGSAAGVPRQCPKGRHLSPLTSPLLTDAGCVRNDDEEEARRKKFPTDKAYFIAKELLTTERTFLNDLQVITESFHGAAGKDEAFPESVKNLISASYDPVHKFHQGFLKEVEQRLAQWEGRSNAHIKGDYQRIGDILLKNIQGLKQLTVHLQKHSECLVELERVCRSSRKAEAVCRDFEQQRVCYLPLNIFLLRPLHRLLHYKLILERLCKHYPPTHEDFRDCRATLADISEMVLQLQGTMMKMENFQKLLELKKDLTGIDNLAIPGREFIRLGCLSKLSGKGLQQRMFFLFSDSLVYTSRGMTPSNQFKVHGQLPLYGMTIRESEEEWGVPHSFTLFGPRHSVVVAASCASEMERWVEDIRMAIDLAEQSSSSDTDLLSDNKLSEDGGAESEEELCGSRSSLERQGHRGNTTVHVCWHRNTSVSMVDFSVAVENQLSGNLLRKFKNSNGWQKLWVVFTNFSLFFYKSHQDDYPLASLPLLGYSVTVPSESENIHKDYVFKLHFKSHVYYFRSESEYTFERWMEVIRSVTCSASRPTLSARKELY